The following coding sequences are from one Formosa haliotis window:
- a CDS encoding outer membrane beta-barrel protein, translating into MKKRIILSALALFAFGFAQAQQLPDKELTEGQVKKEIRSAKGVSFEKGDMFVEGGISITIDGDNTSYGINPKFGYFLSDKIAVGADMDFGGSDTEGGDDVNFFGIGAFARYYFLELDQKRFKAYGDVGFGYGHSRRKNETTDFDNTSNDIKANVTLGLNYFFTKHFAATFVLADILTYNNANPEDADPSNSFALNINLFNNIFAQPQFGLLYKF; encoded by the coding sequence ATGAAAAAAAGAATTATTTTATCAGCATTGGCTTTATTTGCTTTCGGATTTGCACAAGCGCAACAATTACCAGATAAAGAGCTTACAGAAGGTCAAGTAAAAAAAGAAATTAGATCGGCTAAAGGAGTTTCTTTCGAAAAAGGCGATATGTTTGTAGAAGGTGGTATTTCTATAACAATAGATGGTGACAATACATCTTACGGTATTAACCCAAAATTCGGATATTTTTTATCAGATAAAATAGCTGTAGGAGCAGATATGGATTTTGGTGGAAGTGATACTGAAGGTGGTGACGATGTTAATTTCTTCGGAATCGGTGCTTTCGCTAGATACTATTTCTTAGAATTAGATCAAAAGCGTTTTAAAGCTTATGGAGATGTAGGTTTTGGTTACGGACATTCTCGTAGAAAAAATGAAACTACAGATTTTGATAATACTAGTAATGATATTAAAGCTAATGTTACTTTAGGTTTAAACTATTTCTTTACAAAACATTTTGCTGCAACGTTTGTTTTAGCTGATATCTTAACTTATAATAATGCAAACCCTGAGGATGCAGATCCTTCAAATAGCTTTGCTTTAAACATCAACCTATTCAACAACATTTTTGCACAACCTCAATTTGGTTTATTATATAAATTCTAA